The DNA segment tctactgttttcctctatttctttgcattgttcacttaagaaggcattcttatctctccttgctattctctggaactctgaattcagttgggtgtatctttccctttctgctttgccttttgcttctcttcctttctcagctattgtaAGGCCTTCTCGGACAATCATCATGCCttcttgcgtttctttttctttagaatggttttggtcactgcctcctgtacagtgtcatgaacctctgtccatagttcttcaggctctctgtctaccagatctaatcccttgaatctattcatcacctccactgtataatcataagggatttgatttaggtcatactgagCAGTCTAGtatttttccctgctttcttcaatttaagcttgaattttgcaataaggagctcatgatctgagccatagtcagctccgtatcttgtttttgctgactgtatagagcttctccatcttaggttgcaaagaatataatcaatctgattttggtattgaccatctggtaatatccacgtgtagagtcatctcttgggttgttggcaaagggtgttttctatgaccagtgtgttctcttgacagaactctgttagccttttccttgcttcattttgtactccaagcccaaacttgcctgttattctgggtatTCTGTTattctgacttcctacttttgcattccagttccctatgatgaaaaggacacctttttttggtcttagttctagaaggtcttgaactgttcaacttcagcttcctcagcattagtggttggggcataggcttggattactttgatgttgaatggtctgccttggaaatgaaccaagatcattctgtcatttttgagattgctcaggtactgcattttggactcttttgttgactatgaaggctgctccatttcttttaagagatttttgcccacagagtagatacagtggtcatctgaattaaattcacccattctcgTCCATTTTAGTTACTAATTTATATTATAGAAGTAGAGGAATAAGAATCAGACTATGCCTGGGTAGGTTCAGAAATGTTTCTGGGAAAGTCTGAAAGTGATTAGGGAAAGTTATTAACTGATATGAAGAACTTGTTAAGATTTAGCCAGTTTTGAGGAGCGAGTGCACATCTCGGGCCCTGTGAATTGATAAGCAGAGGCATGGATTTGGAACCTACGCTTGCCTGTCCATTATGGAAAATGAGAGTGGAAAATTTAGTAAGAATGTGCTAAGAACTTTATCCTGAGGCTCATTAAGATGGTTGAGATGGCTTCAGTTCTCAAACTTTCAAATGATtctcttgtccccttcccctGGACAGTTACCACAGCAAAATTTCTTGGAAGCTCTCTCTACTCACTATCTCcagtttctctcctctctttctttgttaAAGCCACTCCAGTCAAGTCTTCATCCCCACCTTCTACTCAAACTGCAAGTGTCAAGGGTATCAGCTTCATGGCTTGAAATAATGTTTATATGCTAATAACTTCCCAGAGTGTATCTTCGTCAGAGACCTCACTTCCAACACCGGACTTGTATGCACAGCTGTGTACTTGCCATCACCTCTTAGATGTCTGACAGATGGCTTCAAATTCAGTATGTCCAAAAGCAAACATtttgatctctgctgctgctgctgctaagtcacttcagtcgtgtccaaccctctgcgaccccatagacagcagcccaccaggatcctctgtccctggaattctccaggccagaacactggaataggttgccatttccttctctaatgcatgaaagtgaaaagtgaaagtgaagtcgctctgtcctgtccgactcttcacgaccccatggactgcagcctaccaggctcctccgtccatgagattttccaggcaagagtactggagtggggtgccatttccttctcaattttatctctagtctttcaatAACTTCTCTGTCCACAACCTTCACCATCTCAGCTGATGACAGTTTAAaaattccagggacttccctgatggtccagtggctaacacttcatactcctaatgcagggggtctgagttcgatccctgattggggcaCTATATCCCACATTCCACAGCTAAacatcctgcatgtcacaacgaagatcaaagatcctgtgtgctacaattaagacccagcacagccaaataaataaatataaataagtaaatgttttataaaaatgaaaattccagTTAAGTCAAAAACCCTGGAAACCTCATCAATTCCTTTAGTTGTGACACGCTACACTTTCAATCAGACAGGAAATCCTAGCTTGAGAAACATCCAGAATCCCACCTCTTCACTTCCACTGCTTCTGCCTTGATCTGAGCCATCCTTATCTCTCACCAGGTTCACAGGAACAGCCTCCTAACTGGTCACCTTGCGCTTACCTCTGCCCCTACAGTGTTCTCTACACTGAAGTCAGGGTGGGCCTTTCCTCAAAGGAGGTTGCAGAGCATTCCTTTACTCAGAGTCCTGCAGTGCCActccatttctctcagaataaaAGCTGAAGTCCTTACTGCAGCCTACAAGACCCTAGATGAGTTGGCcccctattcagttcagttcagttcagttgctcagtcatgtctggctctttgcaaccccatgggctgcagcatgccaggcctccctgttcatcaccaactcccgaagtttgctcaaactcatgtccatcaagttggtgatgccacccaaccatctcatcctttatcttccccttctcctcctgccttcaatctttcccagcatcagggtattttctagtgagtcagttcttcgcatcaggtggccaaagtattggagtttcagcttcagcatcagtccttccagtgaatattcagttctgatttccttcaggattgattgatttgatcagCCCcctattggttttgtttttttttttcttattactcTCTTTATCTTATTACTGTCtcttatcggagaaggcaatggcaccccactctagtactcttgcctggaaaatcccatggacggaggagcctggtaggctgcagtccatggaattgtgaagagttggacacgacagagtgacttcactttcacttttcacttttgtgcattggagaaggaaatggcaacccactccagtgttcttgcgtggagaatcccggggacgggggagcctggtgagctgctgtctatgggatcgcgcagagtcggacaccactgaagtgacttagcagcagcactctcTTTATCTGCACAGGCCTTTCTCACTCTAGGGCCCTCTCTGCTCCTTTCCTTGTGCACAAGTGGCTCTTCGCCCAGAAACCCGCGTGGCTCGCTGCTGTATTTTCTTGAAGTTTTTGTTCAGTGTTGGTCACCTCCTCACCAAATCCTCTCCTGATTACCCTTTCAGCATTTTAATCTTCCCTGACCATCTTGGCACCCCTGATTCCCTTtaacttgctctttttttttcataatactgtcatttttaaatagagcatagaaatttaaaatgatatttactCTTCATTGTCTGTCCTCCTCCCATACCAGTTACTGCAGTAGAAGATAAACTTCATAAAGGCAGGGATCTTTGTTTTGTTACTTTTATATCCCAGGCGCCTGGAATAGGGGATGGAACATAGTTAGTGcccaataaatgatttttaaaatcttatcaaagtatgtgtgtgtgtgtgcattatacatatatacatacatgcatgccaagtcaattcagtcctgtccaactctttgcgaccccatggactgtagcctgccaggctcctctgtccatgggattttccaggcaagaatactgcaatgggttgccatgcctttctcatatatatatatatatatatgaaattttcatAACTTTTCATGAACTGAGCAGAGCATGTAACCAAAAACAGAGCCTTAACTAGCACAGAAGCTGCCGAGGGCTCTTTTAGTCCGTGTCCTCCTCCAAGGCTATTATCCTGATTTCTAATAATATATATTAGTTTTGCTTGCTTTGTACTTTATTCGAATGGAATTGTCCAGTGAGGGTTTTTTTCTGTCTGCCTTTTATCAACATTGTATTATTGAAATTAACCTACATTGTTGCatgtggtagtttgtgcattcttatTGTTATGTAATAAGagtccattgtatgaatataaccCAGTTTATCCTGAATGAACAAAGTTAAGCCCCAGATCCTTTCTGTCCTTTGTGTCACCAGAGTTGTTGGGaagaattaatacacagaaagcaTCTACCCAGTATATAGTAGTTGCTCAATTAAGGTTAGCTATTAATTTTGTTATATGCAGATATTTTATTGAACCCACATTGATCTCTTCCTCATCTGAAGTCCTATACAGTTACTGTAGCACTCTTAAGATGCCAACCTGGCTTTACCACTGGAAAGGGTCAATACATGTGACCTGACGGGCCTGGTCTCTCCTCGGGACCTGAAACAAGCTGGGCCAATTTGATTTTTGCTTTCCAGGGAGTAGGGAAATCTGAAACAGTGGCCAGCAACTCGGAGTTGCTGGAGTTAACTGGACTGGACCCTTTGGGGGAAAAGTTCAGGAATAACCTCACCAAAGGCCTGGGAACCCTCAGGCttcttgccttctctgaagtTGGCTATTTAATCCTATCTGCCATTCCAGGGATCCTGTATTCCTGGAATCTGCCCTCAATACTCTCCTAGTACAAGCCCCTTTTCCTTTTATTAGGCTCAGTTTTTGTAGCTTGCCTCTGAAAGGACCTCAAGACTCATTTTCGCTTTATCAGCCATTATAGTGTTGTGAGTCCTTAACTGAATAACACCGGTTCtttcctccatccatccatccattcaagtTTTAAACATTATTGAGGGCTTATGACATGTCAGGCACTCCAGGGTAGATCCTCTTATTCTCATTTTCAAATGAAAGACTCAGAGAGGCTGAAGGATTTTCTGAGGTTACAAAGCTTTTAGTAATAGAGGATGCTGGTTCAAAGTAACCTTTGCTCTTCATCATGAGCTtgagtgatctttttttttttttggtctatacATGTCTTTTCATCCCACTTAAATTCCTTGAGGTCAGGCTATCTTATACATCCCCCCTGATGGACAAAGTCATCTGCTATGTGGTAAATATACTACAGAATTGGTGATAGACTGCTCATATGGGCAAATCCTTGCTACCTTTCTCTCAAAGATGCTTCACCCCTTCCCAaacccaggggaaaaaaatcaaacagtgaCCAAGCTGAATTCATCTGAAGGAGGGTAATTTATTTAAGTTAGTCTGGGTCTGGTTCacaattttgtcttctttttctatgTTGGAGTCATTAGAAGCCCCTTCAATCCCACCACATCTCCCTCACCACAAATCAGGGCAACTCAGAGATAGCTTTCTTGGCTGGGAGACCTGTTGGCTTCTCctgttctcttgctttctcttcaTACATCAGGATCCTGGTTGAGATGGGAAGAGACACGGGGATTAGAGGACAATCTTCTCAAAAGAGTAAGTTTTAGTGTGCTGTGAAAGTCCAGAAAAGGATGAGGGttgtgagggtgggaggagaaggagaaagggcagGAGTGAGAGTCCTGTGGGCTGTGGGGACCAAAATCATGGATAAGAATAGGACCTGGGAAGGGTCTCtcaaaagacagaagagaaatgCACTCTGGGCTATGTGTAGAAGGTGAGCCTGGGGATGGAGGCAGGGGGAAGAGAAAACATAAGTGTAGGAGAGGCTGGAACTGGACTCTCACATTTTTAGAATGGCAGATCTCTTGCCCAACATCATCTTGAGAAAGTCAGAGTAGCTGAAAGTCTCCCCAGGGCCACTGGATACCTCCATGATTAATTTCTTTAGCTCCAGGTGGGTCTTGGGGACCCCAAGTTTCTCCATCATTCGCTTCAGGGACATGATATCTGGAGGCGCAGAAGATGGGGGTGAGAAGAGGgaagcctttctctctctctctgttaccTCCACCTCCTCATTACCATTCCCCATCCTACTCtggtggagaaagaaacggcaacctactccagtattctggcctggagaattccatggacagcagagcctggcaggctacagtccatgggatcgcaaagagtcagacacagcttagcaactaacacacacacacgcacacacacacacacacaactaacacacacacacacaccctactctGGTCACTGTCATCTCTCCCAAACCACTGGAAATGGAGCACTGTAGGAAAGACCTCCCTCTTCCTAGATCTGCACACTTCCCCCAAATCGCCCTTTTCTCACCTATACCTCCATCTTCATTCAGGTCAAACTCCATGTACTTCTCTGGATGAGGGGAGAAAGCAGAGAGGGTCAGCACTGGCTGGAGGGTCACAGGCAGAGGCGCGGCAGGGATTAAGAAAGGGGTTGcagatgggagaagaggaggaggggatggggcaGGTAGAGGAAGTGCGGGTTGGGGAGCTAAGGGGCCCTGTTAAGATGTAGGGAACTAGAGAGGGTACTGAGAGAGGGGCAGGCCCGGGAAAGGGGCTGTTACTAGGGTGGCAACAGAGGCAACCTTCCTTTTTCCCACCTCAAAAGTAGACTTTGTGTGCTTCCCtatagtggcttagtggtaacgaaccggcctgccaatgcaggagacacgggttcgatccctggcccaggaagatcccatatataCCACAAAGCAAATAAGCCCAAGTGCCAGAACTACTGAGACTGTTCTGTAGAGCCCagggaaccgcaactactgaagccctcttgCCCCCaaaatgagaagtccatgcagcacaactagagagtaacccctgctcccTGAAACTGGGGAAAAGCCTGttgagcaatgaagacccagctcagccaaaatacataaaaataaatactaatagataaaattatttttttaaaatagactttgtTTCTTCTGTCCTCTCTCTTCCTGGGGAAATCCTACCCTCCTCACCCCCTTCTCCACCCCTTCAGCTGTCCCCTCACTCTTGAAGGCTTCCAGTTTGGAGGGCAGGTCCTCATCACTGCTGTATTTGGGATCATCCAGGAATTGCTGTAAGGGGAAAGCAAGAACCTGGGTAGGGGCCCCACCCCGGTCCAGCAACACTCCCCCcatccaccccacccaccaccctgGCCAAGGCCGTTCCTTTTACCTGGTTGATTTCATTGATTCTCTCTTCCTGCTGGGCCTTCAGCAGCCCAAAGGCTTTTCCTCCTGAAGGAGCGCAAAGGTTAATGTAGCCTCACCCCCACCTTCCTCTCCTCACCCCCAGCTCAGCCTGAAGCCATTACAGTTCTGCTTTCATAGGCCAGCTTCCCAGCCCCCGAGCCCGGTACTGTCCAGCTCCTTTTTCCCATTTTAGAATCCTGCCTATTCCACCTTCCGTACCCTGTAAATCCCTAGTTTCGCTCATGGCTCAGCAGGTGCTGGTTGAGATGTTGGAGGAAACAACCCAGACTGGGTGCCTTCTCTGTCTGCCAGC comes from the Capricornis sumatraensis isolate serow.1 chromosome 22, serow.2, whole genome shotgun sequence genome and includes:
- the AIF1 gene encoding allograft inflammatory factor 1; amino-acid sequence: MSETRDLQGGKAFGLLKAQQEERINEINQQFLDDPKYSSDEDLPSKLEAFKKKYMEFDLNEDGGIDIMSLKRMMEKLGVPKTHLELKKLIMEVSSGPGETFSYSDFLKMMLGKRSAILKMILMYEEKAREQEKPTGLPAKKAISELP